A region of Ignatzschineria larvae DSM 13226 DNA encodes the following proteins:
- a CDS encoding lipoprotein-releasing ABC transporter permease subunit, translating to MFRPLPLFIGLRYTAAKRKNNFISFISFVSIGGIALGVMTMIVVLSVMNGFQKEVAERSIAMAFHNQILNDRTGHIAEWEALIPIAKAEDNVIGGAPFIEGQGLINASGLMLPVQVYGVDPQYEAEVSPIANTITIQDDNGQLTEGTFDILSTQPFGVMISQDMANRLGVRIGDYISLITSDINVTVAGATPRMKRLKVVALFRAGVYEYDISNIFVNLKDAGILYRLPKESVTGVRLKLAEPMKARETAFYLQTKLQDRAQMQLQHQGGNEGNNAEESYSVYTWVNQFAALFKMIEIEKISMFLIMSMIVAVAVFNVVSMLVMVVTEKRSEIAILRTLGLPPRKIMAIFMVQGTFIGFFGAVIGIILGLLIALNVADIVHWIEHLVGKTLFEPSIYPISEIPSIVLFSDVATIAGIAFLLASLATLYPAWKASRTQPAEALRYE from the coding sequence ATGTTTAGACCTTTACCGCTTTTTATCGGCTTACGTTATACCGCCGCTAAACGCAAAAATAATTTTATCTCGTTTATCTCTTTTGTCTCAATCGGAGGGATTGCGCTAGGCGTAATGACGATGATTGTGGTGTTATCGGTGATGAATGGTTTCCAAAAAGAGGTGGCTGAACGCAGTATTGCGATGGCTTTTCATAATCAAATTCTCAATGATCGCACAGGTCATATTGCTGAATGGGAAGCATTGATTCCGATAGCAAAAGCAGAGGATAACGTGATTGGGGGTGCGCCTTTTATTGAAGGGCAGGGCTTGATTAATGCCTCAGGATTGATGTTGCCCGTTCAAGTCTATGGTGTTGATCCACAATATGAGGCAGAAGTATCGCCGATTGCAAACACGATTACCATTCAAGATGATAATGGACAGCTGACAGAAGGGACTTTTGATATTCTCTCAACACAACCCTTTGGAGTGATGATTAGCCAAGATATGGCCAATCGCTTAGGGGTGCGTATCGGCGATTATATTTCCCTGATTACCTCGGATATCAATGTCACTGTAGCCGGCGCAACCCCGCGGATGAAGCGCTTGAAAGTGGTGGCGCTCTTTAGAGCCGGCGTGTATGAATATGATATTAGTAATATCTTTGTGAATCTTAAAGATGCAGGGATTCTCTACCGTTTACCGAAAGAGAGTGTGACCGGTGTTCGCTTAAAATTAGCCGAGCCGATGAAAGCGAGAGAAACCGCCTTTTATCTACAAACTAAATTACAAGATCGCGCCCAAATGCAATTGCAACATCAAGGGGGGAATGAGGGTAATAATGCTGAAGAATCTTACTCTGTCTATACGTGGGTGAACCAATTTGCGGCGCTCTTTAAGATGATTGAGATTGAAAAGATCTCGATGTTCCTTATTATGAGTATGATTGTCGCGGTTGCTGTATTTAATGTGGTATCAATGCTCGTAATGGTGGTAACCGAGAAACGTTCAGAGATTGCGATTTTGCGAACTTTAGGTCTACCCCCTCGGAAAATTATGGCGATCTTTATGGTACAAGGCACCTTTATTGGGTTCTTTGGTGCGGTCATTGGGATTATTTTAGGGTTACTTATCGCCCTTAATGTGGCGGATATTGTCCATTGGATTGAGCATTTAGTGGGTAAAACACTCTTTGAACCTAGTATTTATCCCATTTCAGAAATCCCGTCGATAGTTCTCTTCTCAGATGTGGCAACGATTGCTGGTATTGCTTTCTTATTAGCAAGCTTAGCCACACTCTATCCTGCTTGGAAAGCATCAAGAACGCAACCCGCGGAGGCGTTACGCTATGAGTAA
- a CDS encoding ABC transporter ATP-binding protein: protein MSKLLSSPLSVASSASNEIVLDVEKISKVFIDQKEEIAIFKDLSFQIHKGDRIAIVGASGAGKSTLMHVISGLDKPTSGEIYLNGHHFNRESEAKRGYLRNEYLGFIYQFHHLLPEFTALDNVALPLVIGGGHIQAARAEAEVLLGRVGLSHRLSHRPGKLSGGERQRVAIARALVTKPAAVLADEPTGNLDEDNAHAIFDLMCEINDEVGTALIVVTHDLSLARKMDQCWQLKDLQLNPITGF, encoded by the coding sequence ATGAGTAAATTATTATCCTCGCCACTTTCAGTGGCATCATCTGCTTCAAATGAGATCGTGCTTGATGTAGAGAAGATCTCAAAAGTCTTTATTGATCAGAAAGAGGAGATTGCGATCTTTAAAGATTTGAGTTTTCAAATTCATAAAGGGGATCGTATTGCGATTGTCGGCGCTTCGGGTGCGGGTAAGAGTACTTTGATGCACGTGATCTCAGGGCTTGATAAACCTACAAGCGGTGAAATCTATCTTAACGGACACCATTTTAACCGGGAATCTGAAGCGAAGCGGGGCTATCTGCGTAATGAGTATTTGGGTTTTATCTACCAATTTCACCATCTATTGCCGGAGTTTACGGCGCTTGATAATGTGGCATTGCCCCTAGTGATTGGTGGCGGTCATATTCAGGCGGCAAGAGCGGAAGCTGAAGTGTTATTAGGACGAGTAGGGCTTTCTCACCGTTTAAGTCATCGCCCGGGTAAACTCTCCGGTGGTGAGCGGCAACGGGTTGCCATTGCGCGGGCTTTAGTGACTAAGCCGGCGGCAGTACTTGCAGATGAACCGACGGGGAATTTAGATGAAGATAATGCCCATGCGATTTTTGATCTGATGTGTGAAATTAATGATGAGGTAGGAACGGCCTTGATTGTTGTTACGCACGATCTATCGCTTGCACGAAAAATGGATCAGTGTTGGCAATTAAAGGATCTACAGCTTAATCCCATTACGGGTTTTTAA
- a CDS encoding DedA family protein, with translation MEWITQFIDIFLHIDRYLEVIVAEYGYWIYAILILVVFCETGLVVTPFLPGDSLLFAAGALAAIGAMNIWILWGTLLIAAILGDAVNYQIGKHLGVKPFKPDAKIFKLKYLEKTEAFYERHGGKTIILARFIPIVRTFAPFVAGASQMCYRRFGFYNVTGALLWTTSMLGAGFFFGTMPVVKENFSLVVIGIVIISALPIGIEILKAMWARSRNKVARKDNKA, from the coding sequence ATGGAGTGGATCACACAGTTTATAGATATTTTTCTGCATATTGATCGCTATCTTGAAGTGATTGTTGCGGAATATGGGTATTGGATCTACGCTATCTTAATCTTAGTGGTATTCTGCGAAACGGGGCTCGTTGTCACGCCATTTTTACCAGGAGATTCGTTACTTTTTGCGGCCGGGGCACTTGCGGCGATTGGTGCTATGAACATTTGGATATTATGGGGAACGTTACTGATTGCGGCGATTCTCGGTGATGCGGTTAATTATCAAATCGGCAAACACCTGGGGGTTAAGCCTTTTAAACCTGATGCAAAGATTTTTAAGCTCAAATATCTTGAAAAAACGGAAGCCTTTTATGAACGGCATGGGGGTAAAACGATTATTTTGGCGCGTTTTATCCCGATAGTGAGAACCTTTGCCCCCTTTGTTGCGGGTGCAAGTCAGATGTGTTATCGTCGATTTGGCTTTTATAATGTGACGGGAGCCTTGCTTTGGACAACGAGTATGTTAGGCGCAGGTTTCTTCTTCGGCACTATGCCGGTTGTGAAAGAGAATTTCTCATTAGTGGTGATTGGTATTGTGATCATCTCGGCACTGCCTATTGGAATTGAAATTTTAAAGGCAATGTGGGCGCGTTCAAGAAATAAAGTTGCACGAAAAGATAATAAAGCATAA
- the rho gene encoding transcription termination factor Rho: protein MNLTELKQKTAQELVDIAEAMDIQGLMRAKKHELIFAILQAQAEKGGEVIGDGVLEVLNDGYGFLRGVDSSFLAGPDDVYISPSQIRRFNLRTGDTVSGVIRAPKDNEKYFALVKVNEINYEPVSQNRRKIAFENLTPIHPDQPLKMELGNGSSEDITARMIDIVAPIGKGQRSMIVAPPKAGKTIMMQNIAQSIAINHPEAYLMVLLIDERPEEVTEMQRLVKGDVVASTFDEPALRHVQVAEMVIEKARRLVEHGRDVVILLDSMTRLARAYNTVVPSSGKVLSGGVDANALHRPKRFFGAARNIENGGSLTIIATAMIDTGSKMDEVIFEEFKGTGNSEIQLDRRIAEKRIFPAINVNRSGTRREELLMNPEELQKMWILRKLIHPMDEIEAAEFVLDRMKETKTNAEFFQMMKG, encoded by the coding sequence ATGAATCTAACAGAATTAAAACAGAAAACCGCGCAAGAGCTCGTTGATATTGCTGAAGCTATGGATATCCAAGGGTTAATGCGTGCTAAAAAGCATGAATTAATTTTCGCTATTTTACAAGCACAAGCTGAGAAAGGGGGCGAGGTCATCGGTGATGGCGTGCTTGAAGTCCTCAATGATGGCTATGGTTTTCTACGGGGCGTAGATAGCTCTTTCTTAGCAGGTCCTGATGATGTGTATATCAGCCCCTCACAAATCCGCCGTTTTAATCTTCGTACCGGCGATACTGTTTCCGGTGTCATTCGTGCGCCGAAAGATAATGAAAAATATTTTGCGCTCGTGAAGGTCAATGAGATCAACTATGAGCCGGTAAGTCAAAATCGCCGGAAAATTGCGTTTGAAAATTTAACACCGATCCATCCGGATCAACCACTCAAAATGGAACTTGGGAATGGTTCTAGTGAAGATATTACCGCAAGAATGATCGATATCGTTGCACCGATTGGTAAGGGGCAACGAAGCATGATTGTGGCGCCGCCGAAAGCGGGTAAAACCATTATGATGCAAAATATCGCCCAATCAATTGCGATTAATCATCCTGAAGCCTATCTGATGGTTCTTTTGATTGATGAGCGTCCTGAAGAAGTCACAGAGATGCAACGTCTTGTTAAAGGGGATGTGGTCGCTTCAACCTTTGATGAGCCGGCACTTCGGCATGTTCAAGTAGCCGAAATGGTGATTGAAAAAGCGCGCCGCTTGGTGGAACATGGTCGCGATGTGGTGATCCTACTTGATTCGATGACCCGTCTAGCAAGAGCTTACAATACAGTTGTACCTTCTTCAGGAAAAGTATTATCAGGAGGGGTAGATGCGAATGCGCTTCACCGGCCTAAGCGTTTCTTTGGTGCCGCGCGAAATATTGAAAATGGCGGAAGCCTAACGATTATTGCTACGGCGATGATTGATACAGGTTCGAAGATGGATGAAGTGATCTTTGAAGAATTTAAAGGAACGGGTAACTCGGAGATTCAACTTGATCGCCGTATTGCTGAGAAACGGATCTTCCCGGCGATTAATGTCAATCGTTCAGGAACCCGTCGTGAAGAGCTCTTGATGAATCCTGAAGAGCTACAAAAAATGTGGATTTTACGCAAATTAATTCATCCGATGGATGAGATTGAAGCGGCTGAATTTGTGCTTGATCGAATGAAAGAGACAAAGACAAATGCTGAATTCTTCCAAATGATGAAAGGCTAA
- a CDS encoding type B 50S ribosomal protein L31, protein MSKENQINYRPVVFQDASSDFAILTRSTIKTKDTIKWEDGNEYPLVRMEVTSASHPFFTGQQNILDAEGRVDRFRKKYGR, encoded by the coding sequence ATGTCAAAAGAAAATCAAATTAACTATCGCCCTGTTGTGTTCCAAGATGCATCAAGCGATTTTGCAATTTTAACGCGTTCAACAATCAAAACTAAAGATACAATCAAATGGGAAGATGGTAACGAGTACCCATTAGTGCGTATGGAAGTGACTTCTGCATCACACCCATTCTTCACAGGTCAACAAAATATTCTTGACGCTGAAGGTCGTGTTGATCGCTTCCGTAAAAAATACGGTCGTTAA